The following proteins come from a genomic window of Chlamydiales bacterium:
- a CDS encoding glycosyltransferase family A protein yields MKISFITPTADRPHFLQGLYSLVLKQTVSDWEWLIYDSGHHPVTFKDSRVIYIHHESIISIGAKRNHLIARASGDVIIHLDDDDYYAADYGNFILQQLVHYDFYTAHSWFSYDLKSKQTYYWATDEIARTQFMIDALLGMRVREIDFGSEQKSQVSMLNEKGQTGYGFSYAYRKAITKTCYFQDKDLSEDRSFYFAVKAAGWTIGMEKDATGRVVHVIHETNISGEYPQYRIPRFLAEKHLPDFFHYLSSYHEN; encoded by the coding sequence ATGAAAATTAGTTTTATCACTCCAACCGCTGATAGGCCTCACTTTCTTCAAGGACTCTATTCATTAGTTTTAAAACAAACAGTCTCTGACTGGGAGTGGCTTATTTACGATTCTGGTCATCACCCTGTGACTTTCAAGGATTCACGAGTGATTTATATCCATCATGAATCGATAATCAGTATTGGAGCCAAGCGCAATCATTTGATTGCAAGAGCCTCAGGAGATGTGATTATCCATTTGGATGATGATGACTATTATGCTGCTGATTATGGAAATTTTATTCTTCAGCAGCTTGTTCACTATGATTTTTACACAGCACATTCTTGGTTTTCCTATGATTTGAAATCAAAACAGACCTACTATTGGGCAACTGATGAAATAGCACGTACACAATTTATGATAGATGCTCTTTTGGGTATGCGTGTGCGAGAGATTGATTTTGGATCTGAGCAAAAATCCCAGGTCTCTATGCTTAACGAAAAAGGGCAAACTGGATATGGATTTTCCTATGCTTATCGAAAAGCTATTACAAAAACATGCTATTTCCAAGACAAAGATCTTTCTGAAGATCGAAGTTTTTATTTTGCTGTGAAAGCAGCTGGATGGACTATAGGCATGGAGAAGGATGCTACAGGAAGAGTTGTCCATGTAATACATGAGACAAATATATCTGGTGAATATCCTCAGTATCGCATTCCTCGCTTTCTCGCAGAGAAACATCTTCCTGATTTTTTCCACTACCTCTCTTCTTATCATGAAAATTGA